TCGCAACTATCTCCCGCACCGCCTCTAATCCATCCCGGCCCCCATCCAAAGCCAGATGGGGCTCATGGTCAAACACTTCAGGCTGCAGGGTCGGTAAAACGTCCGTCGGGATATAGGGTGGATTACTGACAATCCCAGAAAACTGACCTTCAAGCCCTCCTAAAGGTTCAAACCACTGGCCTAAATGAAAGTGAATTTGCTGGTCTAAGCCATAGGTCTGGCTATTGCCTTGGGCAACCGCTAGGGCTGCCTGACTACAGTCCACGGCATGCACTGTCCCTTGGGAAAAAGCCGTCGCCAACCCTAATGAAATGGCTCCACTTCCGGTACCCAGATCGGCCCATAAATGGGTCTGTTCTAGACGAGCAGAGTTTTGAGCTGCATCTACAGCCAAGTCAATCAGCAATTCCGTTTCTGGGCGAGGAATCAGGACATCTTTTGACACCTGCAGATGAAACTGCCGCCAATGGGAGGTTCCCGTTAAATGTTGGACAGGAATGTTTTCAGTTAGTCGCTGCTGCCAAAGCTGCTGTAATTCTGCCAAAGACACCTGCATGATCCGGGTCTCTGATGGTGCTAGCTTCAAATCGAGAGGTTCTAGATCCGAGACTTCTAACAAAAGCCAGTCCAGTTCCTGCTTTAAATCAACACGCGATCGCCCCTGCCCTGGAGACAGATCTGCGATCGCGTGTTGATACCATTGCCAAAGTCTCTGACCCGAGACCTGGAAGGCGTTACTTTTTAGGGGTTGCCGCTGGGGTTGCACTAGGCTTCTGGGGCTGAGCGCCATTTTTCTTCTGCTGCTGAACAGCATACTCTAAGGCATCTCGGGACGGAATCAGCACAATTTGTTTGGCGGTAGCATCTTCAGACTTGAACAAAGAGCCCACCAGGCGATCCAAGGACGTCACCTGAATTTTGGTGGTGCCACTTAGGGGGTTATTTTGCTTCTTGAGCTGGTCGATCATGCCCTGCAAATCTTGCTTGCGAAAATAGAAGGGGATGATCTTCTCTTTACCCTGCTCAATCGTCAATAATCCCTTTTCTTTGCCGCCAATGGCGAAGAACATGGGGACGCCCTGAAACTGCTTCACATCCTGGCCTTCCTGCTTCAGGATGGCCTTGGCAAGATCGACTTGCTCTTTATTCGGGATAAATTGGAACACCAATTCATCCTGCTTATCCTTATTCTTCTTCGTGATTTCGTAGGCATCTCGCAGAGAAATCAGAGTCACGCGGGCGGACTTACCAATTTCTGGCTTGTTAGCCTTTAAGTTGTTGACCAAATTTTGAGCATCCGTTTGGCTCATAAAAAAGGTCGCCACTTGGATCTTTTTGGTCTTATCTTTCGGGTTCGGGACAGCTGCAAGAACAGGTGACCCTTTTGCGTCTGTTACTGCAAAAGTAGGAACCGTTTCAAGGCGCTTAACCGCTTCCGCTTCGGGAATTGCGATCGCAGCTTCTTGCTGCACTAGAGAGGTACCGACAAAGCCACCTCCGGCCAGGCTAACTATCAGACCCCAGCGAATTAATCCTTTCATAGCTCCTCTCTAATTGCTCAAAATTTAGATGTGCGTGAGTTCAAACAAACCCGATATTCGTGACCTCAAACCCATGCTCTTATGCCATGAGTATGCACATAGCAGAGTTAAACCTTAACACCGATCACTCGTCTGTCAAGTTATGTCTCGGGCGAATGAAATCTTCAAATCCCACGTTGATATTAAGACGGCTGGAACCAAGGTATAGTTCCAGCCGTAAGGTCATTCAATTAAAGGTCTAAAGACGTTTAAGTCAACACTAAAGACTCCGTCAAGGCAGGATCCTTACCCAAAAACTTTAGCCACAGTTGGGACAGGTTCTGAGCATCCTTTTCTCGTCCCTCGGCCACTTGGTACATCCGTCGAGGTCGACCTCGGCCAGACTCATTTTGCCAGTACCCACTCAACATCTCCTCATCAATGAGGAAATTAAGGGCAGCATACAGCACCGTGTCAGAAATTCGATACGGAGGGTGATTTGCTCGAATATGCTTCAGGAGAGCCGTGCCATAGGAATCTCCTTCTTCCAGCAGAACCGTCAGGATATAGCAGACAGCTACTTCCTTAGTAATGTATACGGGTGGCGGATTTTTGAAATACTGGTGGATGTCTTGGACGTTCATAGTCATACCCCTTGGTCTTTATAAAATGAATTTAGGCATCGCCTCTTCACAGATCGACATGGGGATAAGCGATGGCCTGGTTATTACTCAAACCTTTGATTCACTTTTCCTAGCCTAGCAAAAATTTCTAAGGAAAAAAATTAGAGTTTTCTTAGAAAACTCAGAAACCACTCATCAATTTGCATTATGCAAGAATAAGGACTGCAAATTATTTATTTTTGTAAATGAAATCTGCTGTAGCGAGATTGATATATTGAATGATGCTTTGCTCGAATGCTGAGTCTACCAAGCTACTTAAACCCATTCGATCAAAGTCCGTCGCTTTTTAGCAGTAAAAAAAAGTAATCATTAAAAATCAAAGAATAAGTTTTTCTTTATTGAACAAAGGTATAGTCTCGTGGCCGAAAGATTAGACCTTTGTTCAGTAAAGATAGCTCACATAAACACCAGAGCCTTGAAAACAATCATGCTATCGGTTTGCACTCAAAGGCCAGAGAGAGTTCTCTAACTTTGTGAAGAAAACGTGAATGATAGGCAAAGATTATCAGAGTCTCAAACAATCGGCTTGACTCTGATAATCATGAGGGCTTACTTGACTCCAGGAGGAGAATTGACCTTCAACTGATGACAACCTGGGCGAACAGACATGGCAACACTCGCTGCACCATTGGGGCCACAGGTCACCAACTTAGCGCCATCTTCTGCACCCCCAATATTGGCATCTGGCTCGGCACCTTCAGAGGGAGAAGCACTCTCAGGAGTGATGCTTTCTTCGGGAGGAGCGGCTTCGGTCTCGATAGGGGGCGCTGCCTCGGGGGGCGCTTCCGGTGTCATCGAACCATCAGGGGTCGGACTGATGGGCATAGAATCAGACTCAGATTGAGCCAAGGTCGAGGCGGTGGGTAAAAGCAAACACATGCCCAGACTAATAGCGGCAATCGCTTTCATTTTCATGCTGATCCTCCGTGGGATATCCCAGTAAAAAACTGTGTATCACGATACAAAGTCCCAGTGAATATATGGTGAATGGGATCAAATTTGCACCGAGAGGGCTCCCAAAAGCTCTCGTCCCGCCTGGGTAAATTAAAGCTTTGTAGCAGGACTAGAAGAAGCGGAAGTGAGTCTACTAAGCTGGTTATTGGATTTTTCGGGTCCCATCAATTCATTGCTGATATTCGGTATTAGGGAGATTGGTTATGCTTCGTCAACGTCTAGTTTCTGGGGCGGCTTTAGGTCTTTGCTATGCCATTGCAGGGTGTCAACTCTCCTCCCCGACCTCAACAGGAGACGGCCTCAAACTAGGAACGCTACTCCCCATTACCGGCGACTTGGCGCAATATGGCACTCCCATGCAAGACACGGCTGATCTACTAGTGAAGACGGTGAATGCCTGTGATGGGGTATTGGGCAAACCCGTTACCTTAATCAGTGCGGACACCCAAACGGATCCGGCCCAAGGTACCCAAGCCATGACCAAACTCGTTGAAGCCGATGGAGTGGTGGGGGTAGTGGGAGCTGCCTCTAGCGCCTCATCCAGCGCCGCGATTCCTATTGCAGTACGGCGTCAAGTGGTGCAAATCTCTCCCGCTAGTACAAGCCCTGTTTTTACTGAACGGGCTGAAAAAGGCGAATTCAAAGGATTTTGGGCCCGAACGGCACCCCCTGACACCTTTCAAAGTCAGGCTCTCGCCCAACTAGCGAAACAAAAAGGGTTTAAGTCCATCGCTATTTTGGCCATCAATAATGACTATGGGAATGGCTTAGTTTCTGCCTTTATCCCCGCCTTTAAAGCAGTAGGGGGGACGGTGGTCAATGAAGCTCGGCCCACTTTCTACGATCCGAATACCTCCACCTTTGATACAGAAGTAAATCAGGTATTTAAAGGGCAGCCCGATGCGGTACTACTAGTGTCCTATCCCGAGACAGGCAGTTTAATCCTCAAGTCTGCCCAAGAACTCGGGTTTCTAGAGGGGAAAACGGCATTGATTACCACTGACGGCATGAAAGAGGCTAGCCTTGCCGATTTAGTGGGGAAAAATGACCAAGGGAAATATCTAGTGGCCGGGATGTTGGGGACAGCTCCCAGTGCAGGTGGCCCGGCATTAGCTGCCTTCCAGAAACGCTATCAAGAGGCTTTCGAGCGGGAGCCCGGCGTCTTTGACCCTAATACTTGGGATGCGACAGCCCTACTGGTTCTGGCTGCCGAGGCTGCTAAGGAGACCACAGGAACGGGGATTCGAGAGCAGTTAACCGAGGTTGCCAATGCACCCGGGGAAGAAGTAACAGATGTCTGTGAAGCCTTGGCCCTGTTACGGGACGGTAAAGCCATCAACTACCAGGGAGCCAGTGGCACGGTCGATCTGAACCCTCAGGGCGATGTCACCGGGAGTTATGACATTTGGAGCATTGATGACCAGGGCAAACTCCAAGTCAATGACACCATCGATATCACGGGAGCAGATACTGCCACCACCCCAGAATAAGTGTTAGCTCTCTTCCACTGCAGTACCGTCATCGGTAGGATCTAATTTTTCCTGCAGCTCGGTTTTGATGCGGTTCAAAATAGTGGCCTGATCTAGAGAAGAGAGAATCTCGTTGACCACGGTTTTGGGGCCATTGGGTCCCCAGGATGCCCCATTGATCAGGTACCGTTTGGTAACTTCACCAATCCCATAGGAAGAGACACCCGCTACAGCTGCTTGCGAGATGGCAACAGAAACATAGGGCAACAGGGAGGCTCCCCCCGTCGCCGGAGCCGCTAGACTGAGTAGCCCTTTGAGGGAACTTAGTCCCAGGGTGGTGAGGAGTTCCGTAGCCCCAACGCCGCCCATGGTTAAGGCAATTTTGCGCAGTAAATCCACGGCCCCTTTTTGGGTCATGGAAATGCCGTAAAGCTTAGAGAGGGTCAGGATCATGGCAATGTCGATGGCGGCACTGCTGATCACATCCACAACGGTGACGGGATTGAGAGCAATGGCGACTGCTTTAGCCATTACCCCGCGCCAAATGATCTGATTCGCACTGCGATCGCGGATCCGCATCTTCCGCTCAATCAGCTGCTCATTAATATCATCGGCATAGAGCATGGTGTTCAGGGCCACCAGGGATTTACCTTCTCGCTCCAACACTTCTAAAATCTTCAGCTTTAGATCCTGGACTTGGGGTGGTCCTGGTACGAGTTCTGCTCCCAAGCGACCATCAGGATATTGAATCGCTTGGGCCATCAGTGGGGCCGCCGAGGCCATGACAATCTCATCGGCAGACAGCAACTCTCGCACCCGTTCGTCTCGGATTTTCTCGTAAATGGCGTTGCGATCGGCTTCGGGATATTGGTCCACTTTATTGAACACCAGTAGGATCGGTTTACTGGCCTGCCGCAGCTCCGATAGAGCCTCAAACTCCACCTTGGTCATATCCCCAGCAATCACAAACAGAATCAAATCCGCCTGCTGGGCAATTTGGCGGGCCAGTCGTTCCCGCACCTCACCATCGACTTCATCGATGCCGGGGGTATCAATCAGCTCAATCCGGGACTGCCCCACCCCTTGCAACGACACCCGAATCGCATCTTCACCGGATTTTTGATCCACAAACCAGCTAGCCTGCTGACTCTGTTGGGTGACTCCATGCACCGGCCCGGTAGCAAAAATGGACTGTCCCAACAAAGCATTCAAGAGAGACGATTTCCCTCGACTGACCATGCCAAACACGGCGATGTGCACCACCTGTTTTTCCAGCTTGTCGAGCATGGACTGCAGGGAGTTAATTTCGGTTTCCAAGCCTGCTCGTTCTCGGGGAGAGAGATCGAGTTTCTCCACTAAGGTTTCTAGGGCAGAATGGGCTTGCTGATACCCGAGTTCTGCCTGCATTTGCTCAAAATCTTGGATGGTCTGGTCCAGTTCAGCTTCTAAGGTTTCTGGATCAGAATGCTCAAAGGCGTAAGGATTGGGAAAACCGGAGGTCATAAAGAATGCATGGAAGAAACGCTCCTAGCGTGATCTCTAGGGTAGCGTTATCCAGAAGATCTGCATCAGCAGGAATGCTGAACTCGCCCCTTCTAGCTAGCCCGATCAACGCTCTGAGGTTGTTGGCTGCTGGCTTTGGTGCTGTTGCAACCATAAGAAATCACTGATTTCATGCACCAGCCATTCTTTCTCTGGCAGGCTGAGCATTGTGCCAAATGTATGGCGTTGGCCTCCTTCAATTAGAGTACAGAGTTTATCAGAATTGGCAGTAGCGGCCGTTAACCTAACCCCATTTAAGGCTTTGGTGTTGCCCAGTGTTTGACCATAACGGAGACCCAGACGGTCAATGTACCAGCAGATCTGAAACTGTTGAGGATTAATCTGTACGTGAATTCTTCCTGCTAACCCGAACAAGATTGCTGCCATCAGTAGGGTTCCACCTATGAGTAAAGGGAGTACGAACGCGAATATCATCTCAACAGGGATGGGGCCTTCAATCATTTTGAACATGCTGATAAGACCACTAGCCATGAGCGCAAACAGAAACCCTTCAGCAAACAAGGCAAGCATTTCCATGCCGAGGACCTTGCCCCGCCAACCACTAGGAGGAATATCCACCGTGATCTGGGAGGGGATTCTCTGGATCTGAACTTTACTGCCTTTGGGCTGATGCCTTTTTCGTTGGGAGAACGATTGACGACGAACAGATCTGGGAGAGGACTGGGTTAAGGCTGCCAGCGCAGCCTGGGCTGAGGGTAAGCGATCTTCCACCGCAGGTTCGAGTAGACGATCTAACCAAGTGGCAAAATCTGGCTGAAGTTGAACGGCTTTGCGAAAATCGATCTTCAATCGCTGTTGGGGCAAATCTGCAGGAGAACAGTGAGTCAACAGGAATAGTAGAGTTGCCCCCAAAGAATAGAGATCCGTGGCCGGGCCAGCTTTCCCCTGAAAATGTTCGGGTGCCATATAGCCATAGGTGCCTACAACGGTACTGCCTGCCATCGTAGTTTGATAGACATGTTGGACCGCTCCAAAGTCCACCAGATAAATCTGGCCATCGTCACTGCGAATAATATTTTGGGGTTTAATATCTCGGTGAATAATCGGTGGGGTTAAGTCATGCAAATACTTCAAGATATTCAAAACCTTCACCCCTAACTGTCGGACTTCAGCTTCAGAAGCTCGCCAACCCTCCTGCACTAAGTCAGCTAGAGAGCGACCAGGTGCTAGTTCCTGGACAATATAAAAACAGCGGTTCTGCTCCGTATCCGTTTGGAAGTAATCGATGTAATTCGGTATCCCTGGATAATCGAGCTGAGACAAGACTTGGGCTTCGCGTTCAAATAATTCCAATTGCTTCCAATGGGTCATGCCTTTCAAAGACAGTTGTTTCAAAGCACACTGCTGATGGCTATCAAGATCTTCAGCCCCATAAGTGACTCCAGACCCACCTTGCCCCAGAATCGAGACAATACGGTATCGGTCGGCAACTCGATCACCGATCTGAAGATAAAGCGGTTCGTTCAAAGTTGATCTGTTTACGAGGAAAGCTATACTCCATTCTGCCCTCTCCCAGACTCGTACCTTATGATCACGGACCTCTAGTTCAGACTGAAGTCAATGGCCACAACCTCACGGTTGTTGTGTTTTCAAAAAATCACCAATTTCCTGTATTAGCCACGCTTTTTCACTAGGGCGAAGCTTCGTGCCGGCACTGTTTTGTTAAGGAGTGATAGGGATATCAAACCTAAATCTAGAAAGACTTCTAGAAGTTTTCGCTTAAAATAGCTAGAACACTCTACTGGCAAGGGGTTTCGCGGGTTTATCACTCCTTAAGAGAGCAGTGCCTCAAAAAATAGGCTGGTCATCTAAAACAAGCATCAATTCTTTTGAAGCCCACTCATCGCTGCTGAGATCTTAGAAAGTCACCAACCTCTTCGACTAACCATGCTTGTTCCCGAGGACTAAGCCACGCCCCAAAGTGATAGTGAGAATCTTTAGTCATGAGAGTGCAGATTTTAACGGGAAGACCACTACTTGCATAGGTGGTTGTCAACTTAATTCCTGATAAATCTACAGTTTGCCCACCTTGGCCATAGCGGCACCCTGGTAAATTAACCTGCCGGAATAACCGAAAATACTCAGGATTAATCTCCAAGTATGTGTGTCCAACAATATAAAACAAAGCCGCTATTAACAGCCCAATCCCAATTCCCCCAACAAAAAAGATAGTGAACCCAAACATCAGTGGGGATAAGCCGGCTCTAAAAACATTTAAAAGGACAACAAAAATCATTGCATTGACAAAGACCGTAAAACAGCCTGTGAGCACAGTGTCACTTCGCCAACCAATAGGCGGTATATGAACGAAAAGGCCTGTCTTCGTCTTCTGTAATTTAACCTTGCTATCATCTGGTTGATGATGGATGGTTAGAGATTCAGGTCCATTAAGAGTGAGTTGCTGTATGGCACTTGGCTGTCTTAGCACTGCAATCGCATCCTGAGCTGTAACAAACCGATCCTCTACCGCAGGCTCCAACATGTGATCCAGCCAATCGGCAAAATCTGGATCGAGTTGTACGACTGAGCGAAAATCAATTTTGAGCCGTTTTTGAGGTACATCAGCAGGAGAGCAATGGGTTAAGAGAAAGATTAATGTCGCTCCCAAGGAGTAGAGATCAGTTGCAGGTACCGCTTTCCCCCGAAAATGTTCAGGGGCCATATAACCATAAGTACCGACAATGGTGCTGCCCATCATCGTATGGTGATAAACAGTTTGCACAGCACCAAAATCGACCAAATAAATCTGACCTTTGTCGCTCCGAACAAGATTTTGAGGCTTAATATCCCGATGAATAATGGCAGGCGTTAGTTCATGCAGGTACGTCAAGATCTCCAGCACTTGCAACCCTATCTGTTGCACTTCAGATTGGTTTACTCGCCAACCTTGATTGACTAATGCAGCTAAAGATTTACCAGGGGCTAGTTCTTGGACAATATAGAACCATCGATCTTCCTCCGTATCCATTTGAAAGTAGTCAATGTACCGAGGAATGGCTGGATGATCGAGCTGCGACAAAACCTGTGCTTCTCTGTCAAATAGTTCAAGCTGTTTCCAACCCCGTATTCCTTTAAGAGACAATGCTTTAAGGGCATACTGCTGATGAGTATGAACATCTTCAACTGCGAAGGTTATACCACTGCTCCCCTGCCCCAAAACAGATTGCGTACGATACCGTCCAGCAATGAGGTCACCAATCTGGTGTAAGGGTTGCCTAAGCATGGAGTGAATGGTTAAAAACGCAATATTCCTATTGTGTCTTGACCTGAGCAATGGGGCTGTGATCGAAGGCAATCAACTGTTTAAGCGTAGCCTCCTCATGCTTGTTAGGGCCTCAAAAAATGACCTATTGTCTCGACTAACCAGGCTTGTTCATGGGGACTTAGATGTGTGCCAAAACTATATTGATGGTCTGTTGTGAAAAGAGTGCAGTATTTGACTTTACTCTTAGGAGATGTTGTTAACTTAATCCCGATCAAATCTAAAGTACGCCCTTTACGAGAACATTGTAGGCCGGGTAAATGAACCCGCCAGGACAAACGAAAATGATGAGGATCTATTTTGAGATGAGTATGCCCCGCAATAGCGAAGAAAACGG
The Acaryochloris marina S15 genome window above contains:
- the prmC gene encoding peptide chain release factor N(5)-glutamine methyltransferase, whose translation is MQPQRQPLKSNAFQVSGQRLWQWYQHAIADLSPGQGRSRVDLKQELDWLLLEVSDLEPLDLKLAPSETRIMQVSLAELQQLWQQRLTENIPVQHLTGTSHWRQFHLQVSKDVLIPRPETELLIDLAVDAAQNSARLEQTHLWADLGTGSGAISLGLATAFSQGTVHAVDCSQAALAVAQGNSQTYGLDQQIHFHLGQWFEPLGGLEGQFSGIVSNPPYIPTDVLPTLQPEVFDHEPHLALDGGRDGLEAVREIVAIAPQYLQPGGVLLLEMMCGQDEAVKALLMNQGQYTQIQIHPDLAGIPRFAQAYRI
- a CDS encoding Tic22 family protein, yielding MKGLIRWGLIVSLAGGGFVGTSLVQQEAAIAIPEAEAVKRLETVPTFAVTDAKGSPVLAAVPNPKDKTKKIQVATFFMSQTDAQNLVNNLKANKPEIGKSARVTLISLRDAYEITKKNKDKQDELVFQFIPNKEQVDLAKAILKQEGQDVKQFQGVPMFFAIGGKEKGLLTIEQGKEKIIPFYFRKQDLQGMIDQLKKQNNPLSGTTKIQVTSLDRLVGSLFKSEDATAKQIVLIPSRDALEYAVQQQKKNGAQPQKPSATPAATPKK
- a CDS encoding PadR family transcriptional regulator; protein product: MNVQDIHQYFKNPPPVYITKEVAVCYILTVLLEEGDSYGTALLKHIRANHPPYRISDTVLYAALNFLIDEEMLSGYWQNESGRGRPRRMYQVAEGREKDAQNLSQLWLKFLGKDPALTESLVLT
- a CDS encoding ABC transporter substrate-binding protein, with protein sequence MLRQRLVSGAALGLCYAIAGCQLSSPTSTGDGLKLGTLLPITGDLAQYGTPMQDTADLLVKTVNACDGVLGKPVTLISADTQTDPAQGTQAMTKLVEADGVVGVVGAASSASSSAAIPIAVRRQVVQISPASTSPVFTERAEKGEFKGFWARTAPPDTFQSQALAQLAKQKGFKSIAILAINNDYGNGLVSAFIPAFKAVGGTVVNEARPTFYDPNTSTFDTEVNQVFKGQPDAVLLVSYPETGSLILKSAQELGFLEGKTALITTDGMKEASLADLVGKNDQGKYLVAGMLGTAPSAGGPALAAFQKRYQEAFEREPGVFDPNTWDATALLVLAAEAAKETTGTGIREQLTEVANAPGEEVTDVCEALALLRDGKAINYQGASGTVDLNPQGDVTGSYDIWSIDDQGKLQVNDTIDITGADTATTPE
- a CDS encoding DUF697 domain-containing protein; translated protein: MTSGFPNPYAFEHSDPETLEAELDQTIQDFEQMQAELGYQQAHSALETLVEKLDLSPRERAGLETEINSLQSMLDKLEKQVVHIAVFGMVSRGKSSLLNALLGQSIFATGPVHGVTQQSQQASWFVDQKSGEDAIRVSLQGVGQSRIELIDTPGIDEVDGEVRERLARQIAQQADLILFVIAGDMTKVEFEALSELRQASKPILLVFNKVDQYPEADRNAIYEKIRDERVRELLSADEIVMASAAPLMAQAIQYPDGRLGAELVPGPPQVQDLKLKILEVLEREGKSLVALNTMLYADDINEQLIERKMRIRDRSANQIIWRGVMAKAVAIALNPVTVVDVISSAAIDIAMILTLSKLYGISMTQKGAVDLLRKIALTMGGVGATELLTTLGLSSLKGLLSLAAPATGGASLLPYVSVAISQAAVAGVSSYGIGEVTKRYLINGASWGPNGPKTVVNEILSSLDQATILNRIKTELQEKLDPTDDGTAVEES
- a CDS encoding serine/threonine-protein kinase, which gives rise to MNEPLYLQIGDRVADRYRIVSILGQGGSGVTYGAEDLDSHQQCALKQLSLKGMTHWKQLELFEREAQVLSQLDYPGIPNYIDYFQTDTEQNRCFYIVQELAPGRSLADLVQEGWRASEAEVRQLGVKVLNILKYLHDLTPPIIHRDIKPQNIIRSDDGQIYLVDFGAVQHVYQTTMAGSTVVGTYGYMAPEHFQGKAGPATDLYSLGATLLFLLTHCSPADLPQQRLKIDFRKAVQLQPDFATWLDRLLEPAVEDRLPSAQAALAALTQSSPRSVRRQSFSQRKRHQPKGSKVQIQRIPSQITVDIPPSGWRGKVLGMEMLALFAEGFLFALMASGLISMFKMIEGPIPVEMIFAFVLPLLIGGTLLMAAILFGLAGRIHVQINPQQFQICWYIDRLGLRYGQTLGNTKALNGVRLTAATANSDKLCTLIEGGQRHTFGTMLSLPEKEWLVHEISDFLWLQQHQSQQPTTSER
- a CDS encoding serine/threonine-protein kinase; this translates as MLRQPLHQIGDLIAGRYRTQSVLGQGSSGITFAVEDVHTHQQYALKALSLKGIRGWKQLELFDREAQVLSQLDHPAIPRYIDYFQMDTEEDRWFYIVQELAPGKSLAALVNQGWRVNQSEVQQIGLQVLEILTYLHELTPAIIHRDIKPQNLVRSDKGQIYLVDFGAVQTVYHHTMMGSTIVGTYGYMAPEHFRGKAVPATDLYSLGATLIFLLTHCSPADVPQKRLKIDFRSVVQLDPDFADWLDHMLEPAVEDRFVTAQDAIAVLRQPSAIQQLTLNGPESLTIHHQPDDSKVKLQKTKTGLFVHIPPIGWRSDTVLTGCFTVFVNAMIFVVLLNVFRAGLSPLMFGFTIFFVGGIGIGLLIAALFYIVGHTYLEINPEYFRLFRQVNLPGCRYGQGGQTVDLSGIKLTTTYASSGLPVKICTLMTKDSHYHFGAWLSPREQAWLVEEVGDFLRSQQR